AGAATCCATACTTAGTCCTGCGCTTATTCCCTCTCTTGTATTTTCAGCACTTCCACCCCATGCCACTGTCATGGAACCCAGACTGATTACTCCTATTTGTGGAGAAGTCTGTCCGTAATACTGAAGTGTTGGGGACAAAGTGTGTTCCCTTAGGGTAGGAGAAAGggatatttgtttttaacaaagagGGAGGAACCAGAAAACTCTAGAGACCTCTGACTTTGCCCTTTCTCCAAGGTTTGTGTAAACCCCCACTCACCCTTTATTTTTGGGGCCTTTCTTAGCTGCCTCCACCAGTTCACGTATTCTGGATTCTCTCCTCCTGTTTCCCAGTGGAAAAGGACAGAGCCTCATAGATTCTTCCCATTTTAGGAGAAAGACATGCATGGAGCTCAAAGTTCTTCTCAGGAGTTTTATTGCTAAAGCAATATTAAGAAAGGGTGGAGGTGACAAGCAGTGAGAAAGTTTAAAGATGCATGAAATCTTTAAAGTCTCAGAATAAGAATTCTCCTTAAATACAAAAGGGGCTTTGCTGGTCTCTCCTTGGCTTCTCAAGCAGctcatctcttttttcttatcttgAGGCTAATCAAGCCTAAgctgtttctcattttatttccagCAGCTATTGAGTACACACTCCTGAACTCTTCAAATCAGTAGAGGGCGACAAATGTACGTAAATGATAGGAGTGGGTCTTAAATAGACTCATAACACCTGCGGGGCAGCGCCTCGGTCTGATTGCACCTGTTTCTGCTATTGTTTgtgtctctcttctcctctctgtctGCCATTTCATTCTCAATTGTTACTTCACTTATAAGATCATATTAGAGCCTGTGATAAATGATGCATCAGATCTATAGCGAGAGAAAAGATTAATGCAATTAAAGATGTTGTAACAGGTAGTCTTCAAGTGGGAATAAATCCTTTGAGTACCTTAGGTCACACTTacatcaaaacaaaaaatcagagtGAAATTTTAACtaccaaacaatagaaaaaaaacaggagaaaatggaatatttaccAAATCTTAGCATGAATAAGAACTGTTTGACATTTAGAGGCAAGggtcagggatggtggctcatgcctttaatcccaacactttgggtggccgaggcagacggtcacctgaggtcaggagtttgagactagcgtgGGCAACATCCAAACTGGGTCCTAAAGGCTGAATAGAGATTAGACCGGGGAGGAGGGGCAGCTAAAGGTGGCCCAGGCAAACAAAGGGTCAGTGGATGTCTTCATGGGACAATGTGTCTCTCATTACCTGTTTAACTCAAGGTGAGgctgtgtgtgactgtgtatgtgtgtgtgcgcacgcatgCATGCAAGCGTAATACACCAAATGGTCAAACATGTGCCCCAGGAGAGgggtaaaggaagacaaagaataGGAAAGTAAGAAGGAGGAATAGAcacagaaaatgagagagaaggagggaaaggaaaagtaGAAAGGAGCCAGGGAGAGAAACTGGTTAGCTTTGAATGGAGCAATCTGAGTCATCATTCTTAGGAAACTCAAGGATGGATTCTTGGCAATTTGTCTCTTGGAGCTTTCCCTGTGCCTGGTCCTGTGCTCAGATATGGAAAACTTAGAGGAGTGTCATCCGTGCAATCACTGAATTCATAATCCTGATGAGGAAAGGAGATCACACAGGGAATAATGGGAAGTATTACGAATTTCGGGGCAGAAAAAGATCAAGGTGGGCTGCAATATTCAGAAAAGTCTTCCTGGAAGAGTTAAATGCTGAAGAAGCAGTTCATAGAAGTGGACTCTGGTGAGATGGATGGAGCCCTGTGTAGGTGCCAACTGGGTGTGCCGTGCGAGGTCTGTCTGTCCTTGGCTGACAGAGCACATGCGAATTCCAGGACTCAGGATGCTGCTGCTGGGAGCTGTTCTACTGCTATTAGCTTTGCCCATTCGTGGCCAGGATACCACAGACGAAGAGCCCGGAGTCCTGCTTCCTCCGCCCAAGGGGGCCTGCACAGGTTGGATGGCAGGCATCCCAGGGCATCCAGGCCATAATGGGACCCCAGGCCGTGACGGCAGAGATGGCACCCCTGGCGAGAAGGGTGAGAAAGGAGATCCAGGTAAGAATGTTTTTGGCCTCTTTTATCACAGACTTCCTGGATTGATATAAACTATATGAAGGCATTCGTTATTAACTAAGGCCTAGACACAGGGAGGAAGTAAAGCTTTTTTAATGTAAACCATAAGCAACCTGAAGTGGATTTCGGGCTGGTCTTCCAAGGACGAGAATGAGAGGTGCCTCTGTAACCAAGACTTTGACTTTGCTGCATCTGCATCTTCCTTCACCACCCCCTTTCCCATCTTCACCCTCATCCCTATTCTGAATACATTCATATTCTGGGTCCTCTTTCTGTCTACTTAATTTCCATTCCATCCAGTGGCATTCAACCACACTCACTGCATGCCCCCTCAAGGGCACAGTCCGGCCTTAGGGAAACTCTTGATCTAGTTAAGATGCCTTGATCTAGTTAAGATGTGCAAGGCTACAAGAAAGTCTACTCTAAAAATGCCAAAACTGAATGTGAACAAGTACTCAAAGTGTAGAGCACCGAGAAAGTGTGCTCACTGAGGACCGGGATGAAGAACAAAAGCTTCAAGGAGGAGGCACAGCTTCAGCTAGGCCTTCAACGATGGGTAGGCAGAATAGAGGAGGAGAGACATCCTACATGAAGGGGATAGAGTTGCAAAACCAAGGTTGATAGTGCCAGCACATAAAGGGCTGGCAGGGTGGAGGGTCTATGAGAGAGATCTGTAGGAGATAAAGAGGGAGATGAATTTACGGGATCCTGCCTGTCTGTGGGAGGTGTAGTAGGAGGAAGTAATCTCTCTCCCCTTTGGGGAGCTCTTATTGATTTCTTGCTCTATAAGTCAGTCAGGTTGTGAGTGGGAGTCATAGGGACGGTACTTTAGGCTGTAACCAACCTAGGCAGGAGTTCTGTCCTCTGTGGTCACTGAGGTCCTCTTATTCCTTAGGTCTTATTGGTCCTAAGGGAGACACTGGTGAAACTGGTGTAACTGGGGCCGAAGGTCCTCGAGGctttccaggaatgcaaggcagAAAAGGGGAACCTGGAGAAAGTGCGTATGTATACCGCTCAGCATTCAGTGTGGGATTGGAGACCCGGGTTACTGTCCCCAATGTGCCCATTCGCTTTACCAAGATCTTCTACAATCTGCAAAGCCACTATGATGGCTCCACTGGTAAGTTTCACTGCAACATTCCTGGGCTGTACTACTTCTCCTACCACATCACAGTCTATATGAAGGATGTGAAGGTCAGCCTCTTCAAGAAGGACAAAGCTATGCTCTTCACCTATGACCAGTACCAGGACAAGAACGTGGACCAGGCCTCTGGCTCAGTACTCCTGCACCTGGATGTGGGCGACCAAGTCTGGCTCCAGGTGTATGGGGAAGGAGAGCATAATGGACTCTATGCTGATAATGTCAATGACTCCACCTTCACAGGCTTTCTTCTCTACCATGACACCGACTGATACCACTAACTCAGAGCCTCCTCCAGGCCAAACAGCCCCAAAGTCAATTAAAGGCTTTCAGTACAGTTAGGAGATTGATTATTATTTAGTTGAAGGCCTTtgaatattattcattcatttactcattcatttgttcattcattcatcaagtaactttaaaaaaatcatatgctaTGTTCCCAGTCCTGGAGAGCTTCAAACATGACCAGATAACTGACGAGAAAGTAGTTGACAGTGCTGTTTTGTGTCCACTGTCTCTCCCGATGCTCATGTCAATTCCGTAAGGCACAGGGAACAAGCATTCTCCTGTTTTTACAGATTGGGTTGAGGCTGAGAGAGTTAAGTGAATGTCTAAGGTCGCACAAGTATTAAGTGACAGTGCTAGAAATCAAACCCAGACCTATGGACTTTGCTCACTAGACTGTGCCCTGTTGTAGAAGTACATGGTCTCTCTGGAGTGTTGGTAGCTGCCTGTTGCCCACCTCACCTGAGAGCCATTGAATTTGCCTTCCTCATGAATTGAAACGTCCCCCCAGTAGAGCTCCCTCAAAGAAAGTGGTTCTGTGATGAAGTCTTTTCCTAGATAGAAGGACTGCTACTCAATGGCCCCTGCACTAGTCTACTTCCTCTTGCCTATGTCGCTTCTTATGCTCTTTCCTCCAACTTGGAAAGCCAGCTGCATCTCAACGTGCTGAACTCCTCCTTGCCCCTCAAGACCATCTGGCCAGGAGCTTCTCTGAAAttatatcttactttttttttttttttttttttttttgagatagagtctcactttgttacccaggctggagtacagtgatgcagtctcggttcactgcaacctccttcttccaggtccaagcaattcttgtgcctcagcttcccgagtagctgggactacaggcacacaccaccatacctggctaacttttgtatttttagtagaaatggggtttcgccattttggccaggctggtctcaaactcctggcctcaagtgatccgcccgcctcagcctcccaaagtgctgggattataggcatgaaccaccatgcccagccaatatcttacttttttttttttttttttttttttgccgtgaTGAGAGTCCTGGGTAGGAGAAATACCTCCAACCAGGCTAGAGGCAGCTACCTAGTAACAGCTGTGCTTCCTTCACCTCTGAATCCCTTGCAGATCCTTGATAAATGCCTCATGAAGACCTATCTCTTGAATCCTGTATCTACCCAGAATTAACTCCAGTTCAGTCTCTGCATGTAACCAGTTTTTATACacagaaacattttcattttaggaaatccctaaggtttttttttttggcgagatggagtctcactctgtctcccaagctggagtgaagtggcagcggcccgatctcagctccctgcaacttccgcttccctggttcaagtgattctcctgtctcagactcctgagcagctgggattacaggtgcatgccaccatgcccagctaattggaaATTCCTAGTTTTAAGTATCCAATGCTTATTCAGCTGGACAATATGAATCTTTTCCACTGAGGTTAGGGATGATTGAGCTTTTCAGAACACTTAAAGAATTTTTCATCAAGAAGGTAGCTTGAGCCTGAAATGCAAAGCCCATGGAGGAATTTTGAAGTCATTTTTTCCTTGAGTACCAGCAAGGTCAGGAAAGACTGGGCCTGCTGAATTTATTCTTGTTCTTTAAGAATTACAGGTTGAGGTAGTTGATGGTGATAAACCTTCTCTCAGGAGACAGTAACTCCAGTGATGCTCTTCGAAGATTTTAGCAAAAACAGAGTTAATAGCATTCTctatcaatatataaataaaaaacttattGTTTTGCTTACAGTTTTAAATTCTGAATAATTCTCTCTTACATGTGTATTGTTAATTATTAAGGTATGATTTTTTTCCCACGtaaagttttgtcttttaaagtgtttacatattattttctacaAGTAAAGATActatccaggctgggcacagtggctcacgcctataatcccagcactttggaaggtcgaggtgggcagatcacttgaggttgggagtttgaaaccagcctggccaaaatggtgaaaccccgtctgtattaaaaatacaaaattagggctgggcgcggtggctcaagcctgtaatcccagcactttgggaggccgaggcgggtggatcacgaggtcaggagatcgagaccatcctggtcaacatggtgaaaccccgtctctactaaaaatataaaaaattagctgggcatggtggcgcgtgcctgtaattccagctacttaggaggctgaggtaggagaattgcctgaacccaggaggcggaggttgcggtgagccgagatcgtgccattgcactccagcctgggtaacaagagcgaaactccgtctcaaaaataaataaataaataaataaatacaaaattagcggagcatgatggtgcatgtctgtaatcctggctactcgggaggctgaggcgggagagtcacttgaacccaagaggttgcagtgaggtgagattgtgccattgcactccagcttgggaaacaagagtgaaacttcatctcaaaaaaaaaaaaaaaaaaaaaaaagatactatccAGTATTAAACATAAAAACACTTGCTACAcatcacttttgtttttatttttggagaaagaTAGGTATGAGGTTTAGAGAGTATGAAGAGGTGAGAGTAAACCTTGTGTTAGTCAGGACTCTATGT
The genomic region above belongs to Saimiri boliviensis isolate mSaiBol1 chromosome 8, mSaiBol1.pri, whole genome shotgun sequence and contains:
- the ADIPOQ gene encoding adiponectin, giving the protein MLLLGAVLLLLALPIRGQDTTDEEPGVLLPPPKGACTGWMAGIPGHPGHNGTPGRDGRDGTPGEKGEKGDPGLIGPKGDTGETGVTGAEGPRGFPGMQGRKGEPGESAYVYRSAFSVGLETRVTVPNVPIRFTKIFYNLQSHYDGSTGKFHCNIPGLYYFSYHITVYMKDVKVSLFKKDKAMLFTYDQYQDKNVDQASGSVLLHLDVGDQVWLQVYGEGEHNGLYADNVNDSTFTGFLLYHDTD